In the genome of Thermus antranikianii DSM 12462, the window CCTCGAGGACCTCCAGGAAGAGACCCTCGGCGATCTCGTAGAGGAAGGGCCCCGGGTGGAGGACCCCGGCGTTGTGGATGTAGCCGTAAAACCCCCCTAGGCCCTCGGCCTTTTTCACCAGCTCCTCGGCCACTTGGGCTTGTCCAGCGCTTCCCGCCACCGCTTCCGCCCTGGCCCCTAGGGCGCGAACCTCCTCGACCACCTCCTTTAAGGGCCCTTCCGAGCGGGCGTTCAACACCAGGTCGTAGCCCGCCTGGGCCAGCTCCAGGGCCAGGGCCCGGCCGATCCCGCGGCTTGCCCCGGTGAGGATCAGGGTTCTTCTCATAGGAGTTCTCCCAGGGGGATTTCTACCCCCATAAAGGCCAGGGTGTCCCTGGGTTCCAGGATTCTGACCTCCTTATAGCCTCCCTCCCTGGGCTCCCTATGCACCAGAACCCGCCTGCCTTCCAGGTCCACCACCCAGACCTCGGGCACGCCCCCTTGGGCGTAAAGGGGGACCTTCACCTCCAGGTCGTAGCGGAAGGAGGTTTCCGCCACTTCCACCACCAATAATGCGTCTTCTGCCGTGGGTAACCCCTCCTCGTAGAAGTCGGACCGGGGTTGCAGGAGGGCGAGATCGGGGTAGAGCTCCGAGTCCCGCACCACCAGGGGGTTTTGCACGAAGAGGATGGCCTTGTGGGGCACGAGGGGGCTAAAGAGGGCGGTGAGCCTGGCCACTTTGGCGGCGTGGCGTTTTCCAATGGGGCTCATTTCCAGAAGTTCTCCTTCCACCAGTTCCAGCCTTAGGTCCTCGGGAAAAACCCCGGCCTCCACCATGCGGTGGAATTCTTCCAGGGAGATCCGGTGGCGGGTCATGGCAGGACCTCCTTCACCGGGATTTTGAGCCCCAAAGCCTCCAGCTCGCCTTCCTCGAGGGTTTGCCGCTCGCCGTAGCCTTCT includes:
- a CDS encoding Uma2 family endonuclease, encoding MTRHRISLEEFHRMVEAGVFPEDLRLELVEGELLEMSPIGKRHAAKVARLTALFSPLVPHKAILFVQNPLVVRDSELYPDLALLQPRSDFYEEGLPTAEDALLVVEVAETSFRYDLEVKVPLYAQGGVPEVWVVDLEGRRVLVHREPREGGYKEVRILEPRDTLAFMGVEIPLGELL